A genomic window from Glycine max cultivar Williams 82 chromosome 17, Glycine_max_v4.0, whole genome shotgun sequence includes:
- the PM35 gene encoding seed maturation protein PM35, which translates to MEKQQQQAPSKETKAQSDESVKESSTEGLPMEDSPYVKYKDLEDYKRQGYGTQGHQEPKTGRGAGATEAPTLSGAAVSSDAQVAATDAINSKGVP; encoded by the coding sequence ATGgagaagcaacaacaacaagcaCCATCTAAGGAAACAAAGGCACAGAGTGATGAATCAGTTAAAGAAAGCAGCACTGAAGGGCTTCCAATGGAGGATAGTCCCTATGTGAAATACAAGGATTTGGAGGATTATAAGCGTCAGGGTTATGGTACACAAGGTCATCAAGAACCAAAGACAGGTCGTGGAGCTGGAGCCACTGAAGCACCCACTCTCTCTGGTGCTGCAGTTTCATCTGATGCACAAGTCGCTGCCACTGATGCCATTAACAGTAAAGGAGTCCCTTAA
- the LOC102666363 gene encoding uncharacterized protein encodes MSAQFMQATLSHKKSTELAIKNLEMLIGQLAKQMAERPIGTFVANIEKNPKEECKVIFTRRKSAEKEKRIEEDLAREARKEIPSFLVKNVPYPLVPSKNDKERYFARFLDIFNKLEITISFREALQQMPLYTKFLKDFLTKKGKYINNESIVIEGKTLIDLGASINLMPLSMCQRIRNLKIALTRMTLQLVDRSITKPFGLVEDVLVKVHQLTFPVDFVIMDIEEDAKIPLIMGRPFMLTAKCVVELGNDNLEMSVEEQKSTFNLFEAIKHPSNNKICFKVEEIEQKANLVGWHLNSVFLEEDESKPIVNPVDSSSVFLAPKQARTLATLDIPPAVPPPDVSSPPTDQTFLPFSQPKQILPMLHSLHHN; translated from the exons ATGTCGGCGCAGTTCATGCAAGCCACCTTGTCACACAAAAAGAGCACTGAGTTAGCAATCAAGAATTTGGAGATGCTGATAGGCCAATTAGCTAAGCAAATGGCTGAAAGACCCATTGGAACCTTTGTGGCCAATATTGAgaagaatcccaaggaggagtGCAAGGTAATTTTCACTAGAAGGAAAAGTGctgagaaggaaaagagaatTGAGGAGGAT TTAGCTCGGGAGGCTAGAAAGGAGATACCCTCATTCCTAGTGAAGAATGTTCCATATCCCTTGGTGCCATCCAAGAATGACAAGGAACGATACTTTGCTCGTTTTCTTGACATCTTCAATAAGCTAGAGATCACCATTTCCTTTAGAGAGGCTTTACAACAGATGCCTTTATATACCAAATTTCTGAAGGATTTCCTCACAAAGAAAGGGAAATATATCAACAATGAGAGCATAGTGATAGAGG GGAAGACTCTCATTGACTTAGGAGCAAGCATCAACTTGATGCCCTTGTCCATGTGCCAAAGAATCAGAAATCTGAAGATAGCTCTTACGAGGATGACACTCCAGCTAGTAGATCGTTCCATCACAAAACCGTTTGGGTTAGTTGAAGACGTCCTAGTCAAAGTCCACCAACTCACTTTTCCGGTGGACTTTGTAATCATGGACATTGAAGAAGATGCTAAGATCCCCTTGATTATGGGTCGGCCATTCATGCTGACTGCAAAATGTGTTGTGGAATTGGGGAATGACAACTTGGAGATGAGTGTGGAGGAACAGAAATCCACCTTCAACTTGTTTGAGGCGATTAAGCATCCTAGTAATAACAAGATTTGTTTTAAGGTGGAGGAAATTGAGCAAAAGGCTAATCTTGTTGGGTGGCACCTAAATTCTGTGTttctagaagaagatgaatccAAGCCAATTGTGAATCCTGTAGACTCTTCTAGTGTCTTTCTGGCTCCAAAACAGGCCAGGACCCTAGCCACTCTAGACATTCCACCAGCGGTCCCTCCTCCAGACGTCTCTTCTCCACCTACCGACCAAACTTTTCTGCCTTTTTCTCAACCGAAGCAGATCCTCCCTATGCTGCATAGCCTCCACCACAACTAG
- the LOC102666499 gene encoding probable membrane-associated kinase regulator 1 has translation MATNILQAKWNHHSEEDEDHKDNEQQEEEEEDDEALSLCDLPINLEDPPGNQEHSRPNETSQEEFNFRLWRAPFNKEPEMCAADEVFFKGQILPLRVSFSSEAGLLATVSQSQQHYGKQFVRSESLDRNSSDYRSSSNSSRSSSLRSQNSSTSTSTSSTTTNTTIPKSKHKIRNQFHTHPSPKPQLRASAPTHNQGRKSTSAWGIFRLGVVPAPEIGLQDLKVRNRNCVVVSRNSSNSNSNNNNNSSKSVKTSNRNNKKGSSNYNNVLKQLVGKGGGLLSGCDCSFETVQPNNIVMIKGGNGNSGGGTAKSTNMTESTTHAAKEKVVEFKKHKQQKQGKKVTSRRRTFEWIKELHASQPDDEEALLSNAS, from the coding sequence ATGGCCACAAACATCCTCCAAGCAAAATGGAACCACCACTCCGAAGAAGACGAAGATCACAAAGACAATGagcaacaagaagaagaagaagaagatgatgaagcaTTGTCACTCTGCGATCTTCCGATCAACCTCGAGGACCCACCGGGAAACCAAGAACACTCTCGCCCCAACGAAACATCGCAAGAAGAATTCAATTTCCGGTTATGGCGTGCTCCCTTTAACAAAGAGCCCGAAATGTGTGCAGCGGATGAAGTCTTCTTCAAGGGCCAAATCCTCCCGTTGCGCGTCTCGTTCAGCTCCGAGGCCGGGTTGTTAGCCACGGTGTCCCAATCTCAACAACATTACGGTAAGCAATTCGTTAGGTCAGAATCGTTGGATCGCAATTCTAGCGATTATCGTAGTAGTAGTAATAGTAGTAGAAGTAGTAGTCTCAGAAGTCAAAACTCTTCCACTAGCACTAGCACTAGCTCCACAACCACAAACACAACAATTCCCAAAAGTAAGCACAAAATTCGAAACCAATTTCACACGCACCCAAGTCCCAAACCGCAATTAAGAGCATCAGCTCCAACACACAACCAAGGTAGAAAATCCACGTCAGCATGGGGAATTTTCCGTTTAGGTGTTGTCCCTGCTCCCGAGATAGGGTTACAAGATCTCAAGGTTCGAAACCGAAACTGCGTCGTCGTCAGTCGTAATAGTAGTAATAGTAacagtaacaacaacaacaacagttcGAAAAGTGTCAAAACAAGTAACAGGAACAACAAGAAGGGCAGCAGCAATTACAATAATGTTTTGAAACAGTTAGTGGGCAAAGGCGGTGGTCTATTGAGTGGTTGTGATTGTTCCTTTGAAACAGTGCAACCCAACAACATTGTCATGATAAAAGGTGGTAATGGTAATAGTGGTGGTGGTACCGCTAAAAGCACGAACATGACAGAAAGTACAACGCACGCCGCGAAAGAAAAAGTGGTCGAGTTTAAGAAGCACAAGCAGCAAAAGCAGGGAAAGAAGGTTACGTCACGTCGCCGAACGTTTGAATGGATAAAGGAGCTTCATGCAAGCCAACCTGATGATGAAGAGGCTTTGTTATCAAACGCATCATGA